In Astyanax mexicanus isolate ESR-SI-001 chromosome 5, AstMex3_surface, whole genome shotgun sequence, a single window of DNA contains:
- the gca gene encoding grancalcin, producing the protein MAYPGYGGYGGMPGMPMQGGPMGVPLAGGYPPQYGAYPGTFAPPPSQDPMWGYFTAIAGQDGEVDAEELQRCLTQTGISGSYMPFSLETCRIMIAMLDTDYSGKMGFNEFKELFTALNGWKQNFMMVDRDNSGTVEPHELSQAIGNMGYRLSPQALGCIIKRFSRGGKIYFDDYVACCVKLRALTENFRRRDAMQQGAVNFPYDDFITCTMAI; encoded by the exons ATGGCCTACCCGGGATATGGCGGA TATGGTGGGATGCCAGGCATGCCCATGCAGGGGGGACCTATGGGTGTCCCTCTAGCTGGAGGATACCCGCCTCAATATGGAGCTTACCCTGGGACATTTGCCCCACCCCCTTCCCAAGACCCCATGTGGGGATACTTCACCGCCATAGCTGGGCAG GACGGTGAGGTGGAtgctgaggagctgcagagatgtTTGACGCAGACTGGAATCAGTGGCTCTTACATGC CCTTCAGCTTGGAGACTTGTCGGATTATGATTGCCATGCTGGAT ACAGATTACTCTGGTAAAATGGGCTTTAATGAGTTTAAAGAGTTGTTTACTGCATTAAATGGATGGAAGCAAAACTTCATGATGGTGGACCGGGACAACAGTGGAACCGTGGAGCCTCATGAGTTGTCACAGGCTATTGGTAACATGG GATACAGACTGAGCCCTCAGGCTTTGGGCTGCATCATCAAGCGCTTCAGCCGAGGAGGCAAAATCTATTTTGATGACTACGTGGCCTGCTGTGTGAAACTCAGGGCTCTAACAG AGAACTTCAGGAGGAGGGATGCTATGCAGCAAGGAGCCGTGAACTTTCCGTATGATGAT
- the etv5b gene encoding ETS translocation variant 5b isoform X1, translating into MDGFYDQQVPFMVPPSKCHAEEPPCRPQTDRKRKFVDTELAQDTEELFQDLSQLQEIWIAEAQVPDDEQFVPDFQSDNLMFHGPPQTKVKRESSPSREFSPCVREQRLSPYGEKCLYNYSAYDRKPFGFNKSLTSPSTPVSPCDSSHNTGPHPLQKRVPQSSVSSHTQGLPALVHASVHAHNPSQNHHRTQTPVHSQSPPFAVPHPPVRNADASYSTDHRFHRQLSEPCLPFPQADVCCGTPCPPQTLNPFPRDNRPPYHRQMSEPLVPVPPRGFKQEMVDPRYPEQGVPSMGASRTLLFQQMSIKQEPRDFGFDSEIKNCQSSFGKSSNFYRANSEGLMYDGETHLYYDDACVVPERGEAKVKQEGVGFREGPPYQRRGSLQLWQFLVTLLDDPSNSHFIAWTGRGLEFKLIEPEEVARRWGIQKNRPAMNYDKLSRSLRYYYEKGIMQKVKVAGERYVYKFVCDPEALFSMAFPDNQRPNLKADPDGPQVPEDDTMPLSHYDEPSGAPYLRDGRDQCLAGLPFPESYAF; encoded by the exons ATGGACGGCTTTTATGACCAGCAGGTCCCTTTCATGGTGCCACCCAGC AAATGTCATGCTGAGGAGCCGCCGTGCAGACCACAGACTGACCGGAAGAGGAAGTTCGTGGATACTGAGCTCGCCCAGGACACTGAGG AGCTCTTTCAGGACCTGAGTCAGCTGCAGGAAATCTGGATCGCTGAAG CCCAGGTTCCTGATGATGAACAGTTTGTTCCAGATTTCCAGTCTGATAACT TGATGTTCCATGGACCTCCTCAGACTAAAGTGAAGCGCGAGAGCAGCCCGAGTCGAGAGTTTTCACCGTGTGTACGCGAGCAGAGGCTCTCGCCCTATGGAGAGAAGTGCCTTTACAACTACAG TGCCTACGACAGGAAGCCGTTTGGGTTCAATAAGTCACTGACCTCACCCTCCACCCCTGTCTCACCCTGCGACTCCTCCCACAACACGGGGCCACACCCCCTGCAGAAAAGAGTCCCACAGTCCTCAGTCAGCTCTCACACACAGGGGTTGCCAGCACTAGTACATGCATCAGTACATGCCCACAACCCAagccaaaaccaccacagaaCACAAACCCCAGTCCACAGCCAAAGCCCGCCTTTCGCAGTGCCCCACCCACCTGTCAGGAACGCAGATGCCTCCTACAGTACAGATCACAG GTTCCACAGGCAGCTTTCAGAGCCGTGTCTACCCTTCCCACAGGCCGATGTCTGCTGTGGGACACCCTGTCCTCCACAGACCCTCAACCCCTTCCCACGGGATAACCGTCCCCCTTACCACCGGCAAATGTCCGAGCCCCTCGTCCCAGTCCCCCCTCGAGGGTTCAAACAGGAAATGGTTGACCCCCGATACCCTGAGCAGGGTGTACCCAGCATGGGAGCATCTCGCACCCTTCTGTTCCAGCAAATGTCCATCAAACAGGAGCCCAGAGACTTCGGCTTCGACTCAG AGATAAAGAACTGCCAATCCTCGTTTGGAAAGTCATCCAACTTCTACAGAGCCAACAGCGAAG GGTTAATGTATGACGGGGAGACTCACCTCTACTATGACGACGCCTGTGTGGTTCCTGAGCGGGGCGAGGCAAAGGTGAAGCAGGAAGGGGTGGGGTTTAGAGAGGGCCCACCCTACCAGCGGCGTGGTTCTCTGCAGCTTTGGCAGTTTCTGGTCACTCTGCTGGATGACCCCTCAAACAGCCACTTCATTGCCTGGACTGGACGCGGTCTTGAGTTCAAACTCATTGAGCCAGAAGag GTGGCTCGGCGCTGGGGTATCCAGAAGAACCGTCCTGCCATGAATTACGACAAGCTGAGCCGATCGCTGCGCTACTACTATGAGAAGGGCATCATGCAGAAGGTAAAG GTTGCTGGTGAGCGTTACGTGTATAAGTTTGTCTGTGATCCAGAGGCGCTGTTCTCCATGGCTTTCCCTGATAACCAGAGGCCCAATCTAAAGGCCGACCCTGATGGGCCGCAGGTCCCGGAGGACGACACGATGCCCCTGTCTCACTACGATGAGCCCAGTGGCGCCCCCTACCTCAGAGACGGCCGTGATCAGTGCTTGGCGGGATTACCTTTCCCAGAGAGCTACGCATTCTGA
- the etv5b gene encoding ETS translocation variant 5b isoform X2, producing the protein MDGFYDQQVPFMVPPSKCHAEEPPCRPQTDRKRKFVDTELAQDTEELFQDLSQLQEIWIAEAQVPDDEQFVPDFQSDNLMFHGPPQTKVKRESSPSREFSPCVREQRLSPYGEKCLYNYSAYDRKPFGFNKSLTSPSTPVSPCDSSHNTGPHPLQKRVPQSSVSSHTQGLPALVHASVHAHNPSQNHHRTQTPVHSQSPPFAVPHPPVRNADASYSTDHRFHRQLSEPCLPFPQADVCCGTPCPPQTLNPFPRDNRPPYHRQMSEPLVPVPPRGFKQEMVDPRYPEQGVPSMGASRTLLFQQMSIKQEPRDFGFDSEIKNCQSSFGKSSNFYRANSEGLMYDGETHLYYDDACVVPERGEAKVKQEGVGFREGPPYQRRGSLQLWQFLVTLLDDPSNSHFIAWTGRGLEFKLIEPEEVARRWGIQKNRPAMNYDKLSRSLRYYYEKGIMQKVAGERYVYKFVCDPEALFSMAFPDNQRPNLKADPDGPQVPEDDTMPLSHYDEPSGAPYLRDGRDQCLAGLPFPESYAF; encoded by the exons ATGGACGGCTTTTATGACCAGCAGGTCCCTTTCATGGTGCCACCCAGC AAATGTCATGCTGAGGAGCCGCCGTGCAGACCACAGACTGACCGGAAGAGGAAGTTCGTGGATACTGAGCTCGCCCAGGACACTGAGG AGCTCTTTCAGGACCTGAGTCAGCTGCAGGAAATCTGGATCGCTGAAG CCCAGGTTCCTGATGATGAACAGTTTGTTCCAGATTTCCAGTCTGATAACT TGATGTTCCATGGACCTCCTCAGACTAAAGTGAAGCGCGAGAGCAGCCCGAGTCGAGAGTTTTCACCGTGTGTACGCGAGCAGAGGCTCTCGCCCTATGGAGAGAAGTGCCTTTACAACTACAG TGCCTACGACAGGAAGCCGTTTGGGTTCAATAAGTCACTGACCTCACCCTCCACCCCTGTCTCACCCTGCGACTCCTCCCACAACACGGGGCCACACCCCCTGCAGAAAAGAGTCCCACAGTCCTCAGTCAGCTCTCACACACAGGGGTTGCCAGCACTAGTACATGCATCAGTACATGCCCACAACCCAagccaaaaccaccacagaaCACAAACCCCAGTCCACAGCCAAAGCCCGCCTTTCGCAGTGCCCCACCCACCTGTCAGGAACGCAGATGCCTCCTACAGTACAGATCACAG GTTCCACAGGCAGCTTTCAGAGCCGTGTCTACCCTTCCCACAGGCCGATGTCTGCTGTGGGACACCCTGTCCTCCACAGACCCTCAACCCCTTCCCACGGGATAACCGTCCCCCTTACCACCGGCAAATGTCCGAGCCCCTCGTCCCAGTCCCCCCTCGAGGGTTCAAACAGGAAATGGTTGACCCCCGATACCCTGAGCAGGGTGTACCCAGCATGGGAGCATCTCGCACCCTTCTGTTCCAGCAAATGTCCATCAAACAGGAGCCCAGAGACTTCGGCTTCGACTCAG AGATAAAGAACTGCCAATCCTCGTTTGGAAAGTCATCCAACTTCTACAGAGCCAACAGCGAAG GGTTAATGTATGACGGGGAGACTCACCTCTACTATGACGACGCCTGTGTGGTTCCTGAGCGGGGCGAGGCAAAGGTGAAGCAGGAAGGGGTGGGGTTTAGAGAGGGCCCACCCTACCAGCGGCGTGGTTCTCTGCAGCTTTGGCAGTTTCTGGTCACTCTGCTGGATGACCCCTCAAACAGCCACTTCATTGCCTGGACTGGACGCGGTCTTGAGTTCAAACTCATTGAGCCAGAAGag GTGGCTCGGCGCTGGGGTATCCAGAAGAACCGTCCTGCCATGAATTACGACAAGCTGAGCCGATCGCTGCGCTACTACTATGAGAAGGGCATCATGCAGAAG GTTGCTGGTGAGCGTTACGTGTATAAGTTTGTCTGTGATCCAGAGGCGCTGTTCTCCATGGCTTTCCCTGATAACCAGAGGCCCAATCTAAAGGCCGACCCTGATGGGCCGCAGGTCCCGGAGGACGACACGATGCCCCTGTCTCACTACGATGAGCCCAGTGGCGCCCCCTACCTCAGAGACGGCCGTGATCAGTGCTTGGCGGGATTACCTTTCCCAGAGAGCTACGCATTCTGA